The Flavobacterium sp. 123 genome contains a region encoding:
- a CDS encoding alpha/beta hydrolase yields the protein MTNYLLVPGLGNSGPEHWQTYFQNSGDNFYRIEQQEWDAPTCEEWIKTIDKKVSEFDLSTVVLIGHSLGCSTITHWATKYKRQIKGALLVAPSDLEAPQYTFPATGFAPIPLDKINFKTIVVASADDIWVSLDRAKFFANSWGSEFINIGNAGHINAVSGHTNWDEGMEILKTLG from the coding sequence ATGACTAATTATTTACTTGTGCCAGGACTTGGAAATTCAGGACCAGAACATTGGCAGACATATTTTCAAAATTCAGGCGACAATTTTTATAGAATTGAACAACAAGAGTGGGACGCACCAACTTGTGAAGAATGGATAAAAACTATTGACAAGAAAGTTTCAGAGTTTGACCTTTCAACTGTTGTACTTATTGGACACAGTTTAGGTTGCTCGACAATTACACATTGGGCGACAAAGTACAAGAGACAAATTAAAGGTGCATTACTTGTTGCACCAAGCGACCTTGAAGCACCACAATACACTTTTCCGGCGACAGGTTTTGCACCAATTCCACTTGACAAAATAAATTTTAAAACAATCGTTGTTGCAAGTGCAGACGACATTTGGGTTTCGTTGGATAGAGCAAAATTTTTTGCGAACAGTTGGGGGAGTGAATTTATAAATATTGGTAACGCAGGACATATCAATGCAGTTTCGGGACACACAAATTGGGACGAAGGAATGGAGATTTTAAAAACACTCGGTTGA
- a CDS encoding heavy metal-binding domain-containing protein: protein MKKMIIVLSVFLAVSSALSAQETQKITKKEAQKTMYTCPMHPKEMSDKEGKCGKCGMELVKKTELKHNTAIKGSQMKKTTEAKYICKMDGTTSDKPGKCSKCGMKMSMKEGDMKHDMKHDMKHDMKDEH from the coding sequence ATGAAAAAAATGATTATCGTACTAAGCGTATTCTTAGCCGTAAGTTCAGCTTTGTCAGCACAAGAGACACAAAAAATCACTAAAAAAGAAGCTCAAAAAACAATGTATACCTGTCCAATGCACCCAAAAGAAATGAGTGACAAAGAAGGTAAATGTGGTAAATGTGGAATGGAATTAGTAAAAAAAACAGAGTTAAAACATAATACTGCTATAAAAGGAAGTCAGATGAAAAAAACGACCGAAGCAAAATATATTTGTAAAATGGACGGAACCACTTCTGATAAACCAGGTAAATGTTCTAAATGTGGAATGAAAATGAGCATGAAAGAAGGCGATATGAAGCATGATATGAAACATGATATGAAACATGACATGAAAGATGAACATTAA
- a CDS encoding CBS domain-containing protein, giving the protein MTEITNYITNDFRAIDSQETIAAAQEFFIDLHFSHFPIVEEGIYIGSIAADDLETFDTDKKVGDYKYTLEHFFARSNMIWLDVLEVFAKNHTNLVPVLDETNKYVGYYEIEDIMKFFHETPFLKEAGGIIIIKKGILDYSMSQITQIIESNNGKLLGLFISDSDAESIEVTIKISLGAMNEIIQTFRRYNYEIVSEHHEDNYINNLKERSDYLDKYLNI; this is encoded by the coding sequence ATGACAGAAATTACAAACTATATTACCAATGATTTTAGAGCTATTGACAGTCAAGAAACTATCGCGGCTGCTCAAGAGTTTTTTATAGATTTACACTTTTCACACTTTCCAATTGTTGAAGAGGGAATTTATATTGGTAGTATTGCTGCGGATGATTTAGAGACTTTTGATACGGATAAAAAAGTTGGTGATTATAAATATACTTTGGAACATTTTTTTGCTAGATCAAATATGATTTGGTTAGATGTTTTGGAAGTTTTTGCCAAAAACCACACAAATTTAGTCCCTGTTTTAGATGAAACCAATAAATACGTTGGTTATTATGAGATAGAGGATATCATGAAATTTTTTCATGAAACGCCTTTTCTAAAAGAAGCCGGAGGAATTATTATCATCAAAAAAGGAATTTTGGACTATTCCATGAGCCAAATTACTCAAATTATTGAAAGTAATAACGGAAAACTTCTAGGCTTATTCATATCCGATTCTGACGCTGAAAGCATAGAAGTTACTATCAAAATAAGTTTGGGCGCTATGAATGAAATCATTCAGACTTTTAGAAGGTATAATTATGAAATTGTATCCGAACATCATGAAGATAATTATATAAACAACTTAAAAGAGCGTTCTGATTATTTAGACAAATACTTAAATATATAG
- a CDS encoding heavy metal translocating P-type ATPase, protein MEHTYIITGMSCDGCRSKVEKTLNAIEGIEANVSLQPPIATLKMKKHIPIAQLQDALSAAGKYTITINNSESPTDKPETKSCCGSKKQDAIENVVFADDARGKYYCPMHCEGEKVYDKPGSCPVCGMNLEKIPELITIKIKYTCPMHPEVIKDGPGSCPICGMDLVTMEPTDSEENKMYNDLVRKMKIAVLCTVPVFIIAMSDMIPDNPLMKILSTENWNWVQLLLSLPVVFYAGWMFFVRAWKSIITWNLNMFTLIGIGTGVAFLFSLFGMFFPAIFPAEFKTHNGMVSLYFEATTVILTLVLLGQLLEARAHSQTSGAIKELLKLAPTEAVLVLDGKDKVISIHDIKKGDLLRVKPGNKIPVDGKITDGESTIDESMITGEPIPLDKKTGDNVSSGTINGNKSFVMIAEKVGSETLLSQIIQMVNSASRSKAPIQKLADRIAKYFVPIVVFVSVVTFFVWAKFGPEPALVYGLINAIAVLIIACPCALGLATPMSVMVGVGKGAQSGVLIKNAEALENMSKVNVLITDKTGTITEGKPSVEKVFSLNNDEDSLLQSIASLNQYSEHPLAQAVVNFAKAKGVSLIAVKDFEAISGKGVIGTVENKKVALGNKKLMEQVKVSVSEELENKIVTEQKLGKTVSYISVDGLAVGFVSISDAIKTTSVEAIKELMRQGVEVIMLTGDNENTAKAVASTLHLSSYKSGCLPEDKLKEIKRLQSEGKIVAMAGDGINDAPALAQADIGIAMGTGTDVAIESAKITLVKGDLQGIVKAKMLSQAVMKNIKQNLFFAFFYNALGVPIAAGVLYPVFGILLSPMLAALAMSFSSVSVIGNALRLRNSKL, encoded by the coding sequence ATGGAACATACCTATATAATAACTGGAATGAGTTGCGACGGTTGTCGCTCAAAAGTTGAAAAAACCTTAAATGCTATAGAAGGAATTGAAGCAAATGTTTCTTTGCAACCACCAATAGCTACTTTAAAAATGAAAAAACATATTCCAATTGCTCAATTGCAAGATGCATTATCAGCAGCTGGAAAATATACAATAACAATCAATAATTCAGAGTCTCCTACTGATAAGCCCGAAACAAAATCCTGTTGCGGCTCTAAAAAACAAGATGCTATCGAAAATGTAGTCTTTGCAGATGATGCTAGGGGTAAATACTATTGCCCTATGCATTGTGAAGGCGAAAAAGTATATGATAAACCTGGAAGTTGCCCGGTTTGTGGAATGAATTTAGAAAAAATTCCTGAATTAATTACTATCAAAATAAAATATACCTGCCCGATGCATCCCGAAGTAATCAAAGATGGTCCTGGTTCGTGTCCCATTTGCGGTATGGATTTAGTAACAATGGAGCCTACCGATTCTGAAGAAAATAAGATGTATAATGATTTGGTACGCAAAATGAAAATAGCAGTTTTATGTACTGTTCCTGTTTTCATTATTGCCATGTCAGACATGATTCCCGATAATCCATTAATGAAAATTTTGAGTACTGAAAATTGGAATTGGGTGCAATTGCTATTATCGCTTCCTGTAGTTTTCTATGCAGGTTGGATGTTTTTTGTTCGTGCTTGGAAATCAATTATAACATGGAATTTAAACATGTTTACACTCATTGGAATTGGAACTGGAGTTGCTTTTCTATTTAGTTTATTTGGGATGTTTTTCCCAGCTATTTTCCCGGCAGAGTTTAAAACACATAACGGAATGGTTTCACTTTATTTTGAAGCCACCACAGTAATATTGACTTTGGTTTTATTGGGTCAATTACTTGAAGCTAGGGCGCACAGTCAAACCAGTGGAGCTATAAAAGAATTGTTGAAATTAGCACCAACCGAAGCGGTTTTGGTTCTTGATGGGAAGGACAAGGTAATTTCTATTCATGATATTAAGAAAGGCGATTTGTTGCGTGTAAAACCTGGAAATAAAATTCCTGTCGATGGAAAAATAACCGATGGCGAAAGCACGATTGATGAATCGATGATTACAGGGGAGCCTATTCCTCTTGATAAAAAAACAGGAGACAACGTTAGTTCTGGAACTATTAATGGAAATAAATCTTTTGTGATGATTGCCGAAAAAGTTGGTTCAGAAACCTTGCTTTCGCAAATTATACAAATGGTTAATTCAGCCAGTCGTTCAAAAGCTCCAATCCAAAAACTAGCAGACAGAATAGCGAAGTATTTTGTGCCAATTGTGGTTTTTGTTTCGGTTGTTACTTTTTTTGTTTGGGCAAAATTTGGCCCAGAACCGGCACTTGTTTATGGATTAATTAATGCTATTGCTGTTTTAATTATTGCTTGTCCCTGCGCTTTGGGATTAGCTACGCCTATGTCCGTAATGGTTGGTGTTGGTAAAGGAGCACAATCAGGAGTTTTGATAAAAAACGCTGAAGCATTGGAAAATATGAGTAAAGTAAATGTTTTAATTACAGATAAAACAGGAACAATCACAGAAGGAAAACCTTCGGTTGAAAAAGTATTTTCTTTAAATAATGACGAAGATTCTCTGTTGCAAAGTATCGCCTCTTTAAATCAGTATAGCGAGCATCCTTTGGCGCAAGCCGTAGTTAATTTTGCGAAAGCGAAAGGAGTTTCATTAATCGCAGTCAAGGATTTTGAAGCAATTTCCGGAAAAGGAGTCATTGGTACGGTTGAAAATAAAAAAGTAGCCCTTGGGAACAAAAAATTAATGGAACAAGTAAAAGTTTCCGTTTCGGAGGAACTTGAAAATAAAATAGTTACGGAGCAAAAACTAGGAAAAACAGTTTCTTACATTTCAGTGGACGGACTTGCGGTGGGATTTGTGTCAATTTCTGATGCTATAAAAACAACAAGTGTTGAAGCCATAAAAGAACTGATGCGCCAAGGAGTAGAAGTGATTATGCTTACTGGCGATAACGAAAATACGGCGAAAGCTGTGGCGTCAACATTGCATTTGAGTTCGTATAAATCAGGTTGTTTGCCGGAAGATAAACTGAAGGAAATTAAACGCTTACAGTCCGAAGGGAAAATTGTTGCCATGGCGGGCGATGGGATAAACGATGCTCCAGCTTTGGCGCAAGCCGATATTGGAATTGCCATGGGAACGGGAACTGATGTTGCTATTGAAAGTGCTAAGATTACTTTGGTAAAAGGAGATTTACAAGGCATTGTAAAAGCTAAAATGTTGAGTCAGGCCGTTATGAAAAACATAAAGCAAAATTTATTTTTTGCCTTTTTTTACAATGCATTGGGTGTTCCTATTGCCGCGGGTGTTTTGTATCCTGTTTTTGGAATTTTACTTTCACCTATGCTTGCAGCTTTAGCCATGAGTTTTAGTTCGGTTTCAGTAATTGGGAATGCGCTTCGATTGCGAAATAGTAAGTTGTAA
- a CDS encoding NAD kinase: MKVAIYGQYYLVSTEPIIKDIFVFFNKNNVEMVIEAEFLKMLYEKKIIHEKYNTFSSHKELDKSFDMLISIGGDGTILRAATLVRDSGVPILGINAGRLGFLATVQKENIEEFMQFIIEKKFTTSERSLLSLSCSPENEAFNDINFAMNEISVSRKDTTSMITIETYLNEEFLTSYWADGLIVSTPTGSTGYSLSCGGPILTPTVKSLVITPIAPHNLNARPLVVPDETEIKLKVSGREEQYLVSLDSRVASVKNESILTIRKTPFHINMVEIPEETFLKTLRNKLLWGEDKRN; the protein is encoded by the coding sequence ATGAAAGTAGCTATATACGGACAGTATTACCTTGTAAGTACAGAACCAATTATAAAAGATATTTTTGTTTTTTTCAACAAGAACAATGTTGAGATGGTTATTGAAGCGGAATTTCTAAAGATGCTTTATGAGAAAAAAATCATCCATGAAAAATACAATACATTCTCATCACACAAGGAACTAGACAAGAGTTTTGATATGCTTATCAGTATTGGTGGAGACGGAACCATCCTGAGAGCAGCCACATTAGTTAGAGATTCTGGTGTACCTATATTAGGTATAAATGCTGGCAGACTGGGTTTCTTAGCTACGGTTCAAAAAGAAAACATTGAGGAGTTTATGCAATTTATAATTGAGAAAAAATTCACAACCTCTGAAAGATCGTTATTAAGTTTATCTTGTTCTCCTGAAAATGAAGCATTTAACGACATCAATTTTGCTATGAATGAAATTTCAGTTAGCAGAAAAGACACCACTTCGATGATTACCATTGAAACCTATTTAAATGAGGAATTTTTGACTTCCTATTGGGCAGATGGACTTATTGTTTCAACTCCTACAGGATCTACAGGTTATTCTTTGAGTTGCGGAGGCCCTATTTTGACGCCCACCGTAAAAAGTTTAGTCATAACTCCTATTGCTCCACACAACCTGAATGCAAGACCACTAGTAGTTCCTGATGAAACCGAAATTAAATTAAAAGTCTCAGGACGTGAAGAACAATATTTAGTTTCTTTAGATTCAAGAGTAGCATCGGTTAAGAACGAATCCATTCTTACCATCAGAAAAACTCCATTTCATATCAATATGGTAGAAATTCCAGAAGAAACATTTTTAAAAACACTTCGTAACAAATTACTCTGGGGAGAGGACAAAAGAAATTAA
- a CDS encoding pyridoxine 5'-phosphate synthase — MTKLSVNINKIATLRNARGGNVPDLLKVAADIQKFGGQGITIHPRPDERHIRYQDARDLKAIVYTEYNIEGNPEKSFMDLVLEIKPTQVTLVPDAVDAITSNAGWDTVKNEAYLTEIIQEFQRNGIRTSIFVDPVLEMIEGAKKIGTERIELYTEAFAHEYGLGNERGIDPYVKSAILANELGLGINAGHDLSLDNIQFFNQNIPGLLEVSIGHALISEAIYLGLDNVVNMYLQKLK, encoded by the coding sequence ATGACAAAGTTAAGTGTAAATATCAATAAAATTGCAACTTTAAGAAACGCTCGCGGTGGGAATGTTCCTGATTTACTAAAAGTAGCAGCCGATATTCAAAAATTTGGAGGACAAGGAATTACAATTCATCCGCGTCCTGATGAAAGACATATTCGCTATCAAGATGCGCGCGATTTGAAAGCTATTGTTTACACGGAATACAATATTGAAGGCAATCCAGAAAAAAGTTTTATGGATCTTGTTCTCGAAATAAAACCTACTCAAGTTACCCTTGTTCCTGATGCTGTTGATGCAATAACTTCAAATGCGGGTTGGGATACCGTAAAAAACGAGGCGTATTTAACTGAAATAATTCAAGAATTTCAACGAAACGGAATTCGGACTTCTATTTTTGTAGATCCTGTTCTCGAAATGATTGAAGGAGCTAAAAAAATTGGAACCGAAAGAATTGAATTGTACACAGAAGCTTTTGCACATGAATATGGATTAGGTAACGAAAGAGGAATTGATCCGTATGTGAAATCAGCAATATTAGCAAATGAACTTGGACTAGGAATTAATGCAGGACATGATTTAAGTCTAGATAATATTCAGTTTTTCAACCAAAATATCCCAGGATTATTGGAGGTTTCCATAGGGCATGCCTTAATATCAGAAGCTATTTATCTTGGATTGGACAATGTGGTTAATATGTATTTGCAAAAATTAAAATAA
- a CDS encoding alpha/beta fold hydrolase, which yields MIYSKIEGSGKPLLIIHGFLGMSDNWKTLGAQFASDGFQVHLLDLRNHGRSFHSEEFSYDLMVQDVFEYCEYHNLKDINIIGHSMGGKVAMLFATTYPEWVDKVIVADIGPKFYAPHHQDILAGLNAVDFSAKPSRNAVEETLSEYIADFGTRQFLMKNLYWQEPGQLAFRFNLAVFNKKIEQIGTPLPDDNISTKPTLFIRGGNSNYILEADFENIKHHFPNSTIQTIPNVGHWLHAENPSLFYELSSNFLKAD from the coding sequence ATGATTTATTCAAAAATAGAAGGTTCTGGTAAACCACTTTTAATCATTCATGGATTTCTAGGAATGTCAGATAATTGGAAAACTCTTGGGGCGCAATTTGCCTCTGATGGCTTTCAAGTGCATTTACTGGATTTGCGTAATCACGGACGAAGTTTCCATTCAGAAGAGTTTAGTTACGACTTAATGGTTCAAGATGTATTCGAATATTGTGAATATCATAATCTGAAAGACATTAATATTATTGGACATTCTATGGGAGGGAAAGTAGCAATGCTTTTTGCTACAACATATCCAGAATGGGTTGATAAAGTTATTGTTGCGGATATTGGACCTAAATTTTATGCGCCACATCATCAGGATATTTTAGCGGGATTAAATGCAGTTGATTTTTCTGCAAAGCCAAGTCGAAATGCAGTTGAAGAAACCTTATCTGAATATATAGCTGATTTTGGGACTCGACAATTTTTGATGAAAAACCTTTATTGGCAAGAACCGGGGCAATTAGCTTTCCGATTTAATTTAGCCGTTTTCAATAAAAAAATTGAACAAATAGGAACGCCATTGCCGGATGATAATATTTCAACTAAACCTACACTTTTTATTAGAGGAGGAAATTCGAATTATATTTTAGAGGCTGATTTTGAAAACATAAAACATCATTTTCCTAATTCAACTATCCAAACAATTCCTAATGTTGGACATTGGCTTCATGCCGAAAACCCATCTTTGTTTTATGAATTGAGTAGTAATTTTTTAAAAGCAGATTAA
- a CDS encoding DUF6089 family protein, whose protein sequence is MNKVYLLLSCLFPLLATHAQIHEIGVFLGGSNFVGDVGATTYISPNEPAIGLLYKWNKSPRHAYRFSYTQSKIGANDLDSKEIGRNQRGYAFENNIKEFSAGLEFNFFDFNLHHKQEKKFTPYVYSGLSYVKYDGLFIVNGRTNQDASHKTLAIPIILGVKSNITSNFVLGLEVGARYTFADDIDGSNPTNENLQSFQFGNLNNNDWYVFSGLTLTYTFGMKPCYCAE, encoded by the coding sequence ATGAATAAAGTTTATCTTCTGTTATCTTGTTTATTCCCACTATTAGCCACCCATGCTCAGATTCATGAAATTGGTGTGTTTCTTGGTGGAAGTAATTTTGTGGGAGATGTTGGCGCAACTACCTATATTTCACCAAATGAACCGGCAATAGGTTTGCTATACAAATGGAACAAAAGCCCAAGACATGCCTACAGATTTTCATACACACAGTCAAAAATTGGGGCCAATGACCTTGATTCTAAAGAAATTGGAAGAAATCAAAGAGGGTATGCTTTTGAAAATAATATAAAAGAATTTTCTGCAGGTTTAGAATTCAATTTTTTCGACTTTAATCTTCATCATAAACAAGAAAAAAAATTCACTCCATATGTTTATTCCGGATTGAGTTATGTCAAATATGACGGTCTATTTATAGTTAACGGAAGAACAAATCAGGATGCTAGTCATAAAACTTTAGCAATACCGATAATTTTAGGTGTGAAATCAAATATAACTTCTAATTTTGTTTTAGGTTTAGAGGTTGGAGCAAGATACACTTTTGCAGATGACATCGACGGAAGTAATCCAACAAATGAGAATTTACAAAGCTTCCAGTTTGGAAACCTAAATAATAATGACTGGTATGTTTTTTCGGGACTTACCTTAACCTATACCTTTGGTATGAAACCTTGTTATTGTGCAGAATAA
- a CDS encoding isoprenyl transferase yields MDLLNTIDSTKLPKHLAIIMDGNGRWAKQKGLLRAFGHESGTKSVKLIIEASAKLGIDFLTLYAFSTENWNRPKLEVETLMKVLINSLRKELPTLQNNNIKLNAIGNLEKLPKSAQKELQDVIAKTKDNTRLTLTLALSYGAREEIANAVRNISNKVKNNIISIDAIDDSIINEHLYTQNLPDVDLLIRTSGEHRISNFLLWQIAYAELYFTDILWPDFKEEDLYEAIISYQKRERRFGKTSEQIK; encoded by the coding sequence ATGGATTTACTAAATACTATAGATAGCACTAAATTGCCTAAACACTTAGCCATTATAATGGATGGCAATGGACGCTGGGCAAAACAAAAAGGACTATTGAGAGCTTTTGGTCATGAAAGCGGAACAAAATCAGTGAAACTAATCATTGAAGCTAGTGCAAAATTAGGCATCGATTTCCTTACTCTTTATGCTTTCTCTACCGAAAACTGGAACAGACCAAAACTAGAAGTTGAAACTTTGATGAAGGTATTAATAAACTCTTTAAGAAAAGAACTTCCAACTTTACAAAACAACAACATCAAACTGAATGCTATTGGGAATTTAGAAAAACTACCTAAATCCGCTCAAAAAGAACTTCAAGATGTTATTGCCAAAACAAAAGACAATACCAGACTGACCTTAACCTTAGCTTTAAGTTATGGTGCAAGAGAAGAAATAGCAAATGCTGTAAGAAACATCAGTAATAAAGTTAAAAATAATATAATTTCAATAGACGCTATTGACGATTCAATTATAAATGAGCATCTTTACACGCAAAATTTACCGGATGTAGATTTATTAATACGAACAAGTGGAGAACATAGAATAAGTAACTTTCTGCTTTGGCAAATTGCCTATGCAGAATTATATTTTACTGATATCTTGTGGCCGGACTTTAAAGAAGAAGATTTATATGAGGCTATCATTAGTTATCAAAAAAGAGAACGTAGATTTGGAAAAACAAGTGAACAAATTAAATAA
- a CDS encoding trigger factor: MDIKRVAINAVNETIVMTVVHMDYKGQVAKRINEKMPLATVKGFRKGQVPKDLVEKQYGRAIKQEEVKKVVDLALERFVQSERLNLLGTPLAKENENLDWDAEELVFEYEIGLVPNFELDLDAKNDIIKYVVTADDKLIDGQVARIQKQFGKAIAQEVVAADSDITGTFSNEEKGINNATTIALDLFKDKATADTFIGKKVGDVVTVNTKGLFEDDHQLMDYLKVSHDDVHGLDVDVDFTIEAINTAELAELNQELFDKLFGEGNVATIDDLKAKIKEDAESQFAQQADQKLLGDVTEFLIENTKFDLPAEFLKKWLQTVGEKKLSAEEAEVEYARSEKGLRFQLIEGRAMAQSNIQITFEDLKTFTTNAIKQQMAQFGQTNPTDEEVQGIVARVLSNQEEVKRLSDQVVAAKLLELFKEKANPTTKEVTYEEFIAASYGE; encoded by the coding sequence ATGGATATCAAAAGAGTAGCTATAAACGCTGTGAATGAAACAATTGTAATGACTGTTGTTCACATGGATTACAAAGGACAAGTAGCAAAAAGAATAAATGAAAAAATGCCTTTAGCTACTGTTAAAGGATTTAGAAAAGGACAAGTGCCTAAAGATCTTGTTGAAAAACAATACGGTCGTGCTATCAAACAAGAAGAAGTAAAAAAAGTTGTTGATTTAGCTTTGGAGCGTTTTGTGCAATCGGAAAGATTAAATCTTCTTGGAACTCCTCTTGCAAAAGAAAACGAAAACTTGGATTGGGATGCTGAAGAATTAGTATTCGAATACGAAATTGGTTTGGTTCCAAATTTTGAATTGGACTTAGACGCTAAAAACGATATTATTAAATATGTAGTTACTGCTGACGATAAATTAATCGATGGTCAAGTAGCACGTATCCAAAAACAATTTGGAAAAGCAATTGCTCAAGAAGTTGTAGCAGCAGATTCAGATATTACTGGAACTTTTTCAAATGAAGAAAAAGGAATCAATAACGCAACTACTATTGCTTTGGATCTTTTTAAAGACAAAGCTACTGCTGATACATTCATTGGTAAAAAAGTAGGTGATGTTGTTACCGTAAATACGAAAGGTTTGTTTGAAGATGATCATCAATTAATGGATTACCTAAAAGTAAGTCATGATGATGTTCATGGATTAGATGTTGATGTTGATTTCACAATCGAAGCAATCAATACTGCTGAATTAGCGGAATTGAATCAAGAATTGTTCGACAAATTGTTCGGAGAAGGAAATGTAGCTACTATTGATGACTTGAAAGCAAAAATTAAAGAAGATGCTGAATCTCAATTTGCGCAACAAGCAGATCAAAAATTATTAGGTGATGTAACTGAGTTCTTAATCGAAAATACAAAATTCGATTTGCCTGCTGAATTCCTTAAAAAATGGTTGCAAACTGTAGGGGAGAAAAAACTTTCTGCTGAAGAAGCTGAAGTAGAATATGCTCGTTCTGAAAAAGGATTGCGTTTTCAATTAATCGAAGGAAGAGCAATGGCACAAAGTAACATTCAAATCACTTTTGAAGATTTGAAAACGTTTACTACTAATGCAATCAAACAACAAATGGCACAATTTGGACAAACAAATCCTACTGACGAAGAAGTTCAAGGAATTGTAGCAAGAGTTTTGTCAAATCAAGAAGAAGTAAAAAGACTTTCAGATCAAGTTGTAGCAGCTAAATTGTTAGAATTGTTCAAAGAAAAAGCAAATCCAACAACTAAAGAAGTTACTTATGAAGAATTTATTGCCGCTTCATACGGAGAATAA
- a CDS encoding MOSC domain-containing protein: protein MLQLSEIWIYPIKSLGGIKLQQALVTDRGLEHDRRWLLVDENGLFQSQREHPEMALFQTEIEGDFLSVTHRFKEDKIQIPLLQSFSEIEKRIRVTVWDDVIEAYEVSKEANDWFTKMLGLKVRLVYMPEDSHRKVSPKYAITGNEINSFSDGYPFLVIGQASLEDLNSRLTAAVPMNRFRPNFVFTGGKPYEEESWKEIKIGTVSFFGVKPCGRCVVITIDQESGKKSGKDPLLALSKYRKVGNKVLFGQNLLGVQNGSLNVGDEVQVLSSK from the coding sequence ATGCTCCAACTTTCAGAAATCTGGATTTATCCAATAAAATCATTAGGCGGAATTAAACTTCAGCAAGCACTAGTAACGGATCGCGGTTTAGAACACGATAGACGCTGGTTGTTAGTTGATGAAAACGGATTGTTTCAGTCGCAACGAGAACATCCAGAAATGGCTCTTTTTCAAACGGAAATTGAGGGCGATTTCTTGTCTGTTACACATCGGTTTAAAGAAGATAAAATCCAAATTCCGCTTTTACAATCTTTCTCCGAAATCGAGAAAAGGATTCGAGTAACCGTTTGGGATGATGTTATTGAAGCGTATGAAGTGAGTAAAGAAGCAAATGATTGGTTTACAAAAATGCTGGGATTAAAAGTAAGGTTAGTCTACATGCCCGAAGATAGTCATCGAAAAGTGAGTCCAAAATATGCTATTACTGGAAATGAAATCAATTCTTTTTCGGATGGATATCCTTTTTTAGTGATTGGGCAAGCTTCGTTGGAGGATTTGAATTCGAGGTTGACTGCAGCAGTTCCTATGAATCGGTTTCGTCCTAATTTTGTTTTTACAGGAGGTAAACCTTATGAAGAAGAATCTTGGAAAGAAATTAAGATTGGAACGGTTTCTTTTTTTGGAGTAAAACCCTGCGGACGCTGTGTGGTAATTACAATTGATCAAGAATCAGGTAAAAAATCGGGAAAAGATCCGCTATTAGCCCTTTCAAAATATAGAAAAGTCGGGAACAAAGTCTTGTTTGGTCAAAATTTGTTGGGTGTACAAAACGGTTCTTTAAATGTGGGAGATGAAGTGCAAGTTTTGAGTAGCAAGTAA
- a CDS encoding phage holin family protein, with product MKLVFRILVTAALVLFIAHFMPGVHVAGFTTSIIVALVLGLLNIFIKPIMVLLTLPFTIVTFGLFLLVINALIILLCTKIVGGFSVDSFWTALLFSIILSLSQSIMNGIIGDKK from the coding sequence ATGAAATTAGTATTCAGAATTCTTGTCACAGCTGCCCTAGTTTTGTTTATTGCTCACTTTATGCCTGGTGTTCATGTTGCCGGATTTACAACTTCAATTATTGTTGCGCTTGTTTTAGGGTTGTTAAATATATTTATAAAACCTATAATGGTACTGCTTACATTGCCGTTTACCATTGTTACTTTCGGTTTGTTTTTGTTGGTTATTAATGCTTTGATAATACTATTGTGTACTAAAATTGTGGGAGGATTTAGTGTTGATTCTTTTTGGACAGCCCTTTTGTTTAGTATAATATTGTCGCTTTCACAATCAATTATGAATGGTATAATTGGAGATAAAAAGTAA